The proteins below are encoded in one region of uncultured Eubacteriales bacterium:
- a CDS encoding conserved hypothetical protein (Evidence 4 : Homologs of previously reported genes of unknown function) yields the protein MSANRLFEIVYLLLEKKRLTAGELAARFEVSVRTIYRDVDALSSAGVPIYAAQGKGGGVALMDHYVLDRAAFTEEEQRALLTALQSLPVSARLGAEETLSKLSGLFRRQETDWLQVDLTRWGGGAADSRKFELLKSAILGRRVINFRYVSSYGQTTDRRAYPARLVFKGQGWYLQAYCPEKGGYRTFKVSRILNLELQDECYDLEPAPPPIEMDGPPEGLCKSVRLRFSPFMAYRVYDEFDEDCITLKEDGALLVQVTFPDDGWLYGYLLSFGAGVEVLEPPRVKERLSLLAKEIWQLNCKPDIGCQVCGSMMEPSTQKEAFHMEPINQSYCQSCGMPISDPAILGTEADGAPSQHYCKYCYENGAFTAPMSMEDMIAFCAPLMAQNNPGMTEEQAKAQMRGFFPMLLRWRKD from the coding sequence ATGTCCGCTAACCGGCTTTTTGAGATCGTATACCTCCTGCTGGAGAAGAAACGCCTAACTGCCGGGGAGCTGGCGGCGCGGTTCGAGGTTTCGGTCCGCACCATCTACCGTGACGTGGACGCCCTCTCCTCCGCCGGAGTCCCCATCTATGCCGCTCAGGGCAAGGGCGGCGGAGTGGCGCTGATGGACCACTATGTCTTAGATCGGGCGGCCTTCACCGAGGAGGAGCAGCGCGCCCTTCTCACCGCCCTCCAGAGCCTCCCGGTGAGCGCACGGCTGGGCGCGGAGGAGACCCTTTCCAAGCTCTCCGGGCTCTTCCGCCGCCAGGAGACCGACTGGCTCCAGGTGGACCTAACCCGCTGGGGCGGCGGCGCCGCAGACAGCCGCAAATTCGAGCTGCTGAAGTCCGCTATCCTCGGGCGCAGGGTAATAAACTTCCGATACGTCAGCTCCTATGGGCAGACTACCGACCGCAGGGCTTACCCTGCCCGGTTGGTATTCAAGGGCCAGGGCTGGTATCTCCAGGCGTACTGCCCGGAGAAAGGGGGCTACCGCACCTTCAAGGTGAGCCGCATTCTGAACCTGGAGCTGCAGGATGAGTGTTATGACCTGGAACCGGCCCCGCCGCCCATTGAGATGGACGGCCCGCCGGAGGGGCTGTGTAAGTCGGTACGCCTGCGTTTTTCTCCCTTTATGGCCTACCGGGTGTACGATGAGTTTGACGAGGACTGTATTACCCTCAAGGAGGACGGCGCGCTGCTGGTACAGGTCACCTTCCCAGACGACGGATGGCTGTACGGCTATCTGCTCTCGTTTGGCGCGGGGGTGGAGGTGCTGGAGCCGCCCAGGGTTAAGGAGCGTCTTTCATTGCTTGCGAAAGAAATTTGGCAGTTAAATTGCAAACCTGACATAGGGTGTCAGGTTTGCGGGAGTATGATGGAGCCATCCACACAAAAGGAGGCTTTCCATATGGAACCAATCAATCAAAGCTATTGCCAATCCTGCGGTATGCCCATCAGCGACCCCGCTATCCTCGGCACCGAGGCCGACGGCGCCCCTAGCCAGCACTATTGCAAATACTGCTACGAGAACGGGGCCTTCACCGCACCCATGAGTATGGAGGATATGATCGCCTTCTGTGCCCCGCTCATGGCCCAGAATAACCCCGGCATGACCGAGGAGCAGGCGAAGGCCCAGATGCGTGGTTTCTTCCCCATGCTGCTGCGGTGGAGGAAGGATTAA